Proteins encoded together in one Quercus lobata isolate SW786 chromosome 3, ValleyOak3.0 Primary Assembly, whole genome shotgun sequence window:
- the LOC115980951 gene encoding uncharacterized protein LOC115980951: MCVDFRDLNKACPKNDFPLPHIDVLVDNTASSALMSFMDGFPGYNQIKIAPRDMTKTTFTIECGIYCYIVMPFGLKNAGATYQGMATTLLHDMMHNEVEVYVDDMIVKSKDRRAGKLLGFLVSDRGIEVDPSKIEAILEMPSPKNEKEIRGFQVGSMLTQEDDDKSERAVYYLSKRFHDYETKYTPIQKTHVGHIEVETHHPTIPSMGSSQDGSIEYVARKTIKGSVVFDFYAENPIEGENGKEDFLDEDILDIKLGAWKMYFDGALNQYRNGIGVLLITLGGSHMPLVVKLNFEATNNMAEYEACIAGMEALRELRVKEAEVFGDLTLVIAQAQKLWKVKEEHLKPSQQYLEDLTKTFDKIEYTIIPRAQN; this comes from the exons ATGTGTGTGGATTTTAGGGATTTGAATAAGGCTTGCCCTAAAAATGATTTTCCTCTTCCCCATATAGATGTCCTAGTGGATAATACGGCTAGTAGTGCCTTAATGTCTTTTATGGATGGTTTCCCAGGATATAACCAAATCAAGATAGCTCCTAGGGATATGACTAAAACCACTTTCACCATTGAATGTGGGATCTATTGCTACATTGTAATGCCATTTGGGCTCAAGAATGCAGGTGCAACTTATCAAGGGATGGCCACAACTTTgttacatgatatgatgcataatgAGGTCGAGGTGTATGTCGATGACATGATTGTAAAATCCAAGGATAGAAGAG CTGGGAAGTTGCTAGGCTTCCTAGTAAGTGATAGAGGGATAGAAGTGGATCCATCCAAGATTGAAGCCATATTAGAGATGCCTTCACCCAAGAATGAGAAGGAAATAAGAGGATTCCAAG TTGGGAGCATGCTTACACAAGAAGACGATGATAAGAGTGAGAGGGCAGTGTACTATTTGAGCAAAAGATTCCATGATTATGAGACCAAGTACACCCCCATACAGAAGACTCATGTGGGCCATATAGAAGTTGAGACACATCATCCTACCATTCCAAGTATGGGTAGTAGCCAGGATGGATCCATTGAA TATGTGGCAAGGAAGACTATCAAGGGGAGTGTCGTGTTTGATTTTTATGCTGAGAATCCTATAGAGGGGGAGAATGGAAAAGAAGACTTCCTAGATGAGGACATCTTGGACATCAAGCTAGGGGCATGGAAAATGTATTTCGATGGAGCTTTAAACCAATATAGGAATGGGATAGGAGTACTTTTAATCACCCTTGGTGGATCCCATATGCCTTTGGTTGTCAAATTGAACTTTGAGGCAACCAATAACATGGCAGAATATGAAGCTTGTATCGCAGGAATGGAAGCTCTCCGAGAGTTAAGGGTAAAAGAGGCAGAGGTATTTGGAGATTTGACCTTGGTTATAGCTCAAGCCCAGAAGTTATGGAAGGTAAAGGAAGAACATTTGAAACCTTCTCAGCAATATCTAGAGGACTTGACAAAAACTTTTGACAAAATTGAATACACGATCATTCCTAGAGCTCAGAATTAG